The following are from one region of the Heliomicrobium undosum genome:
- a CDS encoding chemotaxis protein CheX translates to MEAQLQTFARGTADVLSMMGVTATPQARCVPPDSFFSVYELAIIIGLARDLRGAVVISMAAGTALALAGQMMGGMVLPELDDMVKSALCEFANMAAGTAVTALAPAVTADITPPTLVTGQKLAIMAGQDNVLLTELETSLGIMEIRLGLEEI, encoded by the coding sequence ATGGAGGCCCAACTGCAAACCTTTGCCCGCGGAACCGCCGATGTTCTGTCCATGATGGGCGTGACGGCCACCCCCCAGGCCAGGTGTGTCCCGCCCGATTCCTTTTTCAGCGTCTACGAACTGGCCATCATCATCGGTCTTGCCCGGGACTTGCGCGGCGCCGTCGTCATCTCCATGGCTGCCGGGACGGCCTTAGCCCTGGCCGGCCAGATGATGGGGGGCATGGTCCTGCCGGAATTGGACGATATGGTCAAAAGCGCCCTCTGCGAGTTCGCCAACATGGCCGCCGGTACGGCGGTGACAGCCTTGGCCCCTGCAGTGACCGCAGACATCACGCCGCCTACGCTGGTGACGGGACAAAAACTGGCCATCATGGCCGGGCAGGATAACGTCTTGTTGACGGAGTTGGAGACATCCCTTGGTATAATGGAAATCCGGCTTGGTCTCGAAGAAATATAA
- a CDS encoding chemotaxis protein CheW — MEPFQIVTFSLGTEAYGIPIEQVQEIIRPSPVTFIPYAPPHVLGLINLRGNVIPVIDLRRRLTLDPQGDGKYNRIIVVHLDEIVVGLWVDAVSAVTAVREEMLADNPEGLSVGEQFIDKVVKTEERLIALLNIPALIQH, encoded by the coding sequence ATGGAGCCCTTTCAGATCGTCACATTTTCACTGGGAACCGAGGCGTACGGCATTCCGATCGAACAGGTGCAGGAGATCATCCGGCCGTCGCCGGTGACCTTTATCCCCTATGCGCCGCCCCATGTGCTCGGCCTGATCAACCTGCGGGGGAACGTAATCCCGGTAATCGACCTCCGGCGCCGCCTGACACTGGACCCGCAGGGCGATGGGAAGTACAACCGCATTATCGTCGTTCACCTCGATGAAATCGTTGTCGGCTTATGGGTCGACGCCGTTTCGGCGGTGACGGCCGTCCGCGAGGAGATGCTCGCCGACAACCCGGAAGGCCTCAGCGTGGGGGAACAGTTCATCGACAAGGTGGTCAAGACAGAGGAACGGCTGATCGCCTTACTGAACATCCCTGCATTGATTCAGCACTGA
- a CDS encoding chemotaxis protein CheA — MSNENFMDQYMDLFYSEAKEQLDILTRDLLAIESGSSSQEMIHEMFRAAHTLKGSSAMAGFPAVTEMTHKVEDLLGKVREGKHALSAKDIDTVFQALDYIQNCLFHPEAVDPAKTEELARKLAEIQEQPAPAKGSEEKGARERAAQLAELRSQATHKGKATEIHVTFTTDCFMRSVRFFLILNNLKEFGEVIGSVPAWPEMEANENAYEEATILLDWRQGSRNDLERALNVADVRRIDIHSGEGNEKGAELGTSAQPGASSAVSLPAVDTVSPGMENRSADNQAADHRGTEAAETPAADRASHSDAHRATEYIKIEANRLDLLMNLIGEMLISQARFARIQENYLERHGQTPLAVEMAEETHQLARITTQLQDGLMKARLVPIGGVFSRFPRIVRDLARKQGKKVNLIMEGQDTELDKTVVDLIGDPIMHLIRNSVDHGIEPPEVRLQAGKPEEGTIRLKATHEGSRIVVEIRDDGRGIDEGKVLAKGRALGLVPEGQTPSRQEILDLIFAPGFSTADKVTDISGRGVGMDVVKRAISSLHGIIDIQSEPGQGTAFQLQLPITLAIIQGLTVRVEQESLIIPLDNVLESFQLQNNEVQSVGGREVFSVRGRIVPLYRLQDLLQLPPDPEKGRRKYRSVVMVGLAERRMGLEVDSLIGKKEIVIKPIKAPWLNLEHFAGATILGDGRVSLILNIGAIFRRGAGDRLQN; from the coding sequence TTGAGCAACGAAAATTTCATGGACCAGTATATGGACCTTTTTTATTCGGAGGCGAAGGAGCAACTCGACATCCTGACCCGGGATCTGTTGGCCATCGAATCAGGCAGTTCGAGTCAGGAAATGATTCACGAGATGTTCCGCGCTGCCCACACCTTGAAGGGCTCCAGCGCCATGGCCGGATTCCCGGCGGTGACCGAGATGACCCACAAGGTGGAGGACCTGCTCGGCAAGGTGAGAGAAGGGAAGCATGCTTTAAGCGCCAAGGATATCGACACGGTCTTTCAGGCGCTTGATTACATACAGAACTGCCTCTTCCATCCCGAAGCAGTCGATCCGGCGAAGACAGAGGAACTGGCCCGCAAACTGGCGGAGATCCAGGAGCAGCCTGCGCCAGCCAAAGGATCGGAAGAGAAGGGCGCCAGGGAACGGGCGGCCCAACTGGCCGAACTGCGCAGCCAAGCGACCCACAAGGGCAAAGCGACGGAGATTCACGTCACCTTTACGACCGACTGCTTTATGCGCTCCGTCCGTTTCTTCCTCATCCTGAACAACCTGAAAGAATTCGGCGAAGTGATCGGGTCCGTGCCCGCCTGGCCGGAGATGGAAGCCAACGAAAACGCCTACGAAGAGGCGACCATACTGCTCGATTGGCGTCAGGGAAGCCGCAACGATCTGGAACGGGCCTTGAACGTAGCCGATGTGCGGCGCATCGATATTCACAGCGGAGAAGGCAACGAAAAAGGCGCTGAACTCGGCACTTCGGCGCAGCCGGGCGCCTCCTCGGCGGTCTCCCTGCCGGCTGTTGACACGGTGTCGCCAGGGATGGAGAACCGGTCGGCGGATAACCAAGCGGCAGACCACCGCGGAACAGAGGCGGCGGAAACACCGGCAGCCGACCGGGCCAGCCACAGCGACGCCCACCGGGCGACAGAGTACATCAAAATTGAGGCCAACCGGCTCGACCTGTTGATGAACCTGATCGGCGAGATGCTCATCTCCCAGGCGCGCTTTGCCCGGATCCAGGAGAATTACCTGGAGCGGCACGGCCAGACGCCGTTGGCTGTCGAGATGGCCGAAGAGACGCACCAACTGGCGCGGATCACGACACAACTGCAAGACGGGCTGATGAAGGCGCGCCTCGTCCCCATCGGCGGCGTCTTCAGCCGTTTCCCCCGCATCGTCCGCGATCTGGCCCGCAAGCAGGGGAAAAAAGTCAATCTGATCATGGAAGGCCAGGACACCGAGTTGGACAAAACGGTCGTCGACCTGATCGGCGATCCGATCATGCACCTGATCCGCAACAGCGTCGACCACGGCATCGAACCGCCGGAGGTTCGCCTTCAGGCCGGCAAGCCGGAGGAAGGGACCATCCGGTTGAAAGCCACCCATGAAGGCAGCCGCATCGTCGTCGAGATCCGCGACGACGGGCGCGGCATCGACGAAGGCAAGGTCCTCGCCAAGGGGCGGGCATTGGGGCTGGTTCCCGAGGGACAGACGCCTTCGCGTCAGGAGATCCTCGACCTGATCTTCGCCCCCGGCTTCAGCACCGCCGACAAAGTGACAGACATCTCCGGGCGCGGCGTCGGGATGGACGTGGTGAAACGCGCCATCAGCAGCCTTCACGGCATCATCGACATCCAATCGGAGCCGGGACAGGGAACGGCTTTTCAACTGCAATTGCCCATCACCCTGGCCATCATCCAGGGGTTGACCGTCCGGGTGGAGCAGGAGAGCCTGATCATCCCCCTGGACAACGTGCTCGAAAGCTTCCAACTGCAGAACAACGAGGTGCAGTCGGTCGGTGGGCGGGAGGTTTTTTCGGTGCGGGGGCGGATCGTGCCGCTCTACCGGCTGCAAGACCTGCTGCAGCTCCCGCCCGATCCCGAGAAAGGGCGTCGCAAGTACCGGTCAGTCGTCATGGTAGGCTTGGCCGAACGGCGGATGGGCCTGGAGGTCGACTCTCTGATCGGCAAGAAGGAGATCGTGATCAAGCCCATCAAGGCGCCCTGGCTGAACCTGGAACACTTTGCCGGCGCCACCATCCTGGGTGACGGTCGCGTCAGCCTGATCCTGAATATCGGCGCCATCTTCCGCCGGGGAGCGGGAGATCGGTTGCAGAACTGA
- a CDS encoding STAS domain-containing protein: MLEYEIKERGDVSVIRFYGSIGVGDAHRIKDSLSQLSRENKRLVINLGVSFVTSEAIGNLIFLYKRYREKGGQVVLCNITPSVRQVLEITRLDKLLPIVETEEEAVAKLSQK; the protein is encoded by the coding sequence TTGTTGGAGTATGAGATCAAGGAACGGGGCGACGTGTCGGTCATTCGCTTTTATGGCAGTATCGGCGTCGGCGACGCCCACCGGATCAAGGATTCCCTGTCTCAACTTTCACGCGAAAACAAGCGCCTGGTCATCAACCTGGGCGTCAGTTTTGTCACCAGTGAAGCCATCGGCAATCTGATCTTCCTCTACAAGCGCTACCGGGAAAAGGGAGGGCAGGTGGTCCTCTGCAACATCACCCCGTCGGTGCGTCAGGTTCTGGAGATCACCCGCCTCGACAAGTTGCTCCCTATCGTGGAGACGGAAGAAGAAGCCGTGGCAAAGCTTTCCCAGAAGTAA
- a CDS encoding methyl-accepting chemotaxis protein: protein MLSRMKVGARILLVILISCLITAAVGFYGLNSLAQEKASLDGMYSNSLLPVRYLGESKAKLQQYRVALYNHIISSDRRDLDEWEAKTKEYAKSFEQELKKYGGTEISADEKRMLSDLESSWSSYREVSQRLLQSSAMGTAEGNARALEIARTEGRTKALDLDEKLEKLVQFQVELSEKTKKDSDDIYASTRTTMVAVIAVAFLLSLGAGVVLSRSISKPLGELEQLAERIAQGDLTKNVADKQGGDEISSLSRSIHQMVNNLRSFVKQVQDGAQSVAASSQQISASSQQLASGAQSQAQEAQSLSSMMNDMSGAATQVATSAQKAAMSSETTTNATMEGGKIIDETVRGMDAISENVMVLGQNSEKIGEIVEMIDDIAAQTNLLALNAAIEAARAGDAGKGFAVVADEVRKLAERSGSATKEIASLIKQIQAVTGRAVEAAKSGRELTQQAGASFQHIKEQVKQTATEVGEIAAAAEEQAATTEQASRAVQNVAAIAEESSAGAEETASAIEAMSNLATELQSAAARYKV from the coding sequence ATGCTTTCGCGGATGAAAGTCGGCGCCCGGATACTCCTGGTGATCCTTATTTCGTGCCTGATCACAGCCGCCGTCGGTTTCTACGGCTTGAACAGCCTCGCCCAAGAAAAGGCGAGCCTTGACGGTATGTACAGCAACTCCTTGCTGCCGGTCCGTTACCTGGGAGAGTCTAAGGCCAAGTTGCAACAATACCGCGTGGCCCTCTATAACCACATCATTTCCTCCGACAGACGGGATCTGGACGAATGGGAAGCGAAGACGAAAGAGTACGCCAAGAGCTTTGAACAGGAATTAAAAAAATACGGCGGAACCGAAATCAGCGCTGATGAAAAGCGGATGTTGTCTGACCTTGAATCATCCTGGAGCAGCTACCGTGAGGTGTCGCAGCGGTTACTTCAATCTAGCGCTATGGGAACGGCGGAAGGGAACGCCAGGGCGCTGGAGATCGCCCGCACGGAAGGGCGGACAAAAGCGCTCGATCTGGATGAAAAGTTGGAAAAACTGGTCCAGTTCCAGGTAGAACTCTCTGAAAAAACCAAAAAGGACTCCGATGATATATATGCATCGACGCGAACCACGATGGTGGCCGTCATCGCCGTCGCCTTTTTGCTTTCCCTGGGCGCAGGGGTGGTCCTTTCCCGCAGCATTTCCAAGCCGCTCGGCGAGTTGGAGCAACTGGCCGAGAGGATCGCCCAGGGCGATCTGACGAAAAACGTGGCCGACAAGCAAGGCGGCGACGAGATCTCCTCCCTCTCCCGATCGATCCATCAGATGGTCAACAACCTGCGCAGCTTCGTCAAGCAGGTGCAGGACGGCGCCCAGTCGGTGGCCGCATCGAGCCAGCAGATCTCGGCCTCGTCTCAACAGTTGGCCAGCGGCGCCCAGTCCCAGGCCCAGGAGGCCCAGAGCCTGTCTTCGATGATGAACGACATGTCCGGCGCGGCTACCCAGGTGGCCACATCGGCCCAGAAAGCGGCCATGTCCTCTGAGACGACGACCAACGCCACCATGGAGGGCGGCAAGATCATCGACGAGACCGTCCGGGGCATGGACGCCATCTCGGAAAACGTGATGGTCCTCGGCCAGAACTCGGAAAAGATCGGCGAAATTGTCGAGATGATCGACGATATCGCCGCCCAGACCAACCTGCTCGCCCTCAACGCCGCCATCGAGGCCGCCCGGGCCGGTGACGCCGGCAAAGGCTTCGCCGTCGTGGCCGACGAGGTGCGCAAGCTGGCTGAACGGTCCGGTTCAGCGACCAAGGAGATCGCCAGCCTGATCAAACAGATCCAGGCGGTGACGGGCCGGGCCGTGGAAGCGGCCAAGAGCGGCCGCGAGTTGACCCAGCAGGCCGGCGCATCCTTCCAGCACATCAAGGAGCAGGTCAAGCAGACGGCCACCGAGGTCGGCGAGATCGCCGCAGCGGCGGAAGAACAGGCCGCCACGACGGAACAGGCCTCACGGGCTGTACAGAACGTGGCCGCCATCGCCGAGGAATCGTCAGCCGGCGCCGAAGAGACGGCCAGTGCCATCGAGGCCATGTCCAACCTGGCGACGGAGTTGCAGTCGGCTGCGGCAAGGTATAAGGTGTAA
- a CDS encoding DUF192 domain-containing protein, translating to MLTPLYQLGIAGLGSTPVLLPVWVDVADSFWRRLRGLLDETALPPDRGLLLTPCNQIHTVGMGFAIDVLYLDGQGVIIDIDEALPPGRFGQRRSDALSTLELAAGTARRLALQPGMRLLFLPAYPLG from the coding sequence TTGTTGACTCCGCTGTACCAGTTGGGAATCGCCGGTCTCGGGTCGACGCCGGTGCTCCTGCCCGTCTGGGTGGACGTCGCCGACAGCTTCTGGCGCCGTTTGCGCGGCCTGCTCGATGAGACAGCCTTGCCGCCGGACCGGGGGCTGCTGCTGACCCCTTGCAACCAGATCCACACGGTGGGCATGGGTTTTGCCATCGATGTTCTCTATCTCGACGGGCAAGGCGTCATCATCGACATCGATGAGGCCTTGCCGCCGGGGAGGTTCGGGCAACGCCGATCGGACGCCCTGTCGACGCTCGAACTGGCGGCCGGAACAGCCCGCCGCCTAGCGCTCCAGCCGGGAATGCGGCTGCTGTTCTTGCCGGCGTACCCGCTCGGCTAA
- a CDS encoding SMODS domain-containing nucleotidyltransferase — translation MSDRLFPQYKQLQDSVALCSVFFDLVDSTRLKQQLGPLEGVALSLRHNELCAQTVALYQGQVVKHIGDAIYAVFPNPLPALLAALDVKYTIIKENLPFQTKIGLSFGLVTPVRTPDADYLGASIDMAARLASQSAPNQVLLDESTFQILKPLLKSLDTVIFRFLGIQELKGLSYTPLYELSHIDLGFVQEKKAPSPQATRFFARPANPQPATIQSVSPSSAGGEGSAGSSGGSHNGGSVSPGGLTGSIGSTSVASSFFGGTGASPGSAAVTAAAVDHTAARQGGAGPVGSAATAAAAAVATAGLSPLVQTYLEPVPVADEAFRQFLRRINLSREDVDQVFTMLQNMHYALKDRADFPVRRIRPGGSFMRGTMIRPKKSLDLLVEISPTDGKTPNVTEVLGQMREILSKVGWNRDVEEHQTFLVLGHEDSFRISPVLSLVEEEKEVFYLPNGPDTWIPRDPQAPERWMSEAFRRHGPTFLALIRILRAWQRTNCRILRTLHLEMLTDLLLRKVRLEPGPEGLYNWFRYIHQIFSQQKKPFLADPSDPTYFVDGYLMTNPATFNQFGRLLSHSLQLATEAVNLAQQKQYLLVQNKWRALLGPGFGA, via the coding sequence GTGAGCGATCGCCTGTTTCCTCAATACAAACAACTGCAAGACAGCGTGGCCCTCTGCAGCGTCTTTTTCGACCTTGTTGATTCCACTCGGCTGAAGCAGCAGTTGGGGCCGCTGGAAGGCGTCGCCCTCTCCCTGCGCCATAACGAACTCTGCGCTCAGACCGTCGCCCTTTACCAGGGCCAGGTGGTCAAGCATATCGGCGACGCCATCTACGCCGTCTTCCCGAATCCGCTGCCGGCGTTGCTGGCGGCCCTGGATGTGAAGTACACCATCATCAAGGAAAACCTGCCCTTTCAGACCAAGATCGGCCTCTCCTTCGGCCTTGTGACGCCGGTGCGCACTCCTGATGCCGATTACCTGGGGGCTTCCATCGACATGGCCGCCCGCCTGGCTTCTCAAAGCGCCCCCAATCAGGTCCTGCTGGACGAGTCGACCTTCCAGATCCTGAAGCCGCTCCTCAAGAGCCTCGACACGGTCATCTTTCGCTTTCTGGGGATCCAGGAACTTAAAGGCCTCTCGTACACGCCGCTCTACGAACTCTCTCACATCGATTTGGGTTTCGTCCAGGAGAAAAAAGCGCCTTCGCCCCAGGCAACCCGTTTCTTCGCCCGTCCGGCCAATCCCCAGCCGGCGACGATTCAGTCCGTCTCCCCTTCGTCAGCGGGGGGCGAAGGTTCCGCTGGCAGTTCTGGCGGCAGTCACAACGGCGGTTCCGTCAGTCCGGGCGGCTTGACGGGTTCTATCGGCTCCACCTCCGTCGCTTCGAGCTTCTTCGGGGGCACCGGCGCCAGCCCCGGTTCTGCTGCGGTCACAGCCGCGGCCGTCGACCATACCGCTGCGCGGCAAGGGGGCGCCGGCCCAGTCGGATCAGCGGCAACGGCAGCGGCAGCCGCGGTGGCGACGGCCGGCCTTTCCCCGCTCGTTCAAACCTATCTGGAACCGGTCCCTGTGGCGGACGAAGCCTTCCGTCAGTTTCTGCGGCGGATTAACCTGAGTCGCGAGGATGTCGATCAGGTCTTTACGATGCTGCAGAACATGCACTATGCCCTGAAAGATCGCGCTGACTTTCCCGTGCGGAGGATCCGTCCGGGCGGATCGTTCATGCGCGGAACGATGATCCGGCCGAAAAAAAGCCTGGACCTGCTTGTGGAGATTTCCCCTACCGATGGCAAGACGCCTAATGTGACGGAGGTCCTCGGCCAGATGCGGGAAATCCTGTCCAAGGTCGGTTGGAACCGCGATGTGGAAGAACACCAGACATTCCTCGTCCTGGGGCATGAGGACAGTTTCCGCATTTCCCCCGTGTTGTCGCTGGTAGAGGAGGAAAAGGAGGTTTTCTATCTCCCCAACGGTCCTGACACCTGGATCCCCCGCGACCCCCAGGCGCCGGAGCGGTGGATGTCAGAGGCTTTCCGGCGGCACGGACCGACCTTCCTCGCCCTGATCCGCATCCTCCGTGCCTGGCAGCGCACGAACTGCCGCATCCTGCGCACCTTGCACTTGGAAATGCTCACCGACCTGCTGCTGCGCAAGGTCCGCCTCGAACCGGGTCCCGAAGGGCTTTACAACTGGTTTCGCTACATCCACCAGATCTTCAGCCAGCAGAAAAAACCCTTCCTGGCCGATCCCTCTGATCCCACCTACTTTGTTGACGGTTATCTGATGACCAACCCGGCCACCTTCAACCAGTTCGGCCGGTTGCTTTCCCATTCGCTCCAATTGGCGACGGAGGCCGTCAACCTGGCGCAGCAGAAACAGTACCTGCTGGTCCAGAACAAGTGGCGGGCGCTCTTGGGTCCCGGTTTTGGCGCCTGA